One segment of Novipirellula artificiosorum DNA contains the following:
- a CDS encoding error-prone DNA polymerase, with translation MQYVELHCKSNFTFLRGASHPDELVQRAAELGYAGIAITDRASLAGIVRGHTPAKEQGIPYIVGTELHPSDAPPIVAWSTDRAAYGRMCRLISLGRMRAEKGSCDLAWKDIAEHSKGLIAAVIPTDRCDSDFLRGPFQDAFAGRAYLLLELLRGVDDREKANRLQQLSLASGVPLVAAGDVHYHSAERMLMHDCVTAIRCGVTLEQVHQQRFANSQHGLRSLIEIADVFRDWPDAVARTIEIAQQCNFSLDQLRYEYPVEVAPAGITPIDHLKRLTWEGAKQRWPDGVPEKVLQTLRHEIGLIEELNYESYFLTVWDLVRFARERGILCQGRGSAANSAVCYCLGITNVDPSQSDLLFERFISRERNEAPDIDVDFEHQRREEVLQYLYEKYGRHRAGLTATVTSYRTRSAVREVAKTLAISSDQIDSLSKYVSGFNRTGDLADRCRSAGLDPDTEIGKRFVYLVQTLVGFPRHLSQHVGGMVMTQGDLCELCPIENAAMEGRTVIQWNKDDLDDLGILKVDVLALGMLSAIRRCFELVAKHHDRSLSLATIPQDDKATYDMICAADTIGVFQIESRAQMSMLPRLQPRCYYDLVVEVAIVRPGPIQGNMVHPYLRARENPDSVVYPNDRIRGVLEKTLGVPIFQEQAMRLAVVAAGFTPGEADQLRRAMAAWRRPGVIDRFRIKLLEGMRETGLSEQFAEHVFSQIRGFGEYGFPESHAASFALLVYASCYLKRHYPAAFCAALLNSQPMGFYAPAQLIADAKKHGVRALPVDINESDWESTLRADPNRSQHAIRLGLQMIRGLNQSLAELILKNRAEQGPFSSISELVKRTQISNAIVATLADADALQSIAGDRRAAIWQSLAEEKKPQPRPLFEMQEVHDEAIPEELVPMSPEQEVQADYSTTGMSLKAHPLSFVRDKLKAERCVCAAELPDLRDGRHVRVAGLVLIRQRPGTAKGITFVTIEDETGSINLVFFAAVWQNFYRIAQSSNAWLVDGKLENRQGVIHVIVGRISDLAEHSFKLDQRSRDFR, from the coding sequence ATGCAGTACGTTGAACTGCATTGCAAAAGCAACTTCACGTTTTTGCGAGGCGCCTCGCATCCCGACGAGCTGGTCCAGCGCGCAGCGGAGCTGGGGTATGCAGGAATCGCGATCACCGATCGTGCTTCGCTGGCAGGCATTGTGCGGGGCCATACACCGGCAAAAGAACAAGGGATTCCGTACATTGTCGGCACGGAACTTCATCCCTCCGATGCGCCGCCGATCGTGGCCTGGTCGACTGACCGAGCAGCCTATGGCCGCATGTGTCGGTTGATCTCGCTTGGAAGGATGCGAGCGGAAAAGGGATCTTGCGATTTGGCGTGGAAAGACATTGCCGAACACAGCAAGGGGCTCATCGCTGCGGTGATACCAACCGATCGTTGCGACAGCGACTTTCTGAGAGGCCCCTTCCAGGATGCCTTTGCGGGCCGAGCGTATCTGCTTTTGGAATTGCTTCGTGGTGTCGACGATCGAGAAAAGGCGAATCGACTGCAGCAGCTATCGCTCGCAAGCGGTGTGCCGCTGGTGGCGGCTGGTGATGTTCATTATCACTCGGCCGAACGGATGTTGATGCACGATTGCGTCACGGCCATTCGCTGTGGCGTGACTCTCGAACAGGTTCACCAACAGCGGTTCGCCAACAGCCAGCATGGCCTGCGCTCGCTGATCGAAATTGCCGACGTATTTCGCGATTGGCCCGATGCGGTTGCCCGCACGATCGAGATCGCGCAGCAATGCAATTTTTCGCTTGACCAACTTCGCTACGAGTACCCGGTCGAAGTCGCACCCGCCGGGATCACCCCGATCGATCACTTGAAACGGTTGACGTGGGAAGGTGCCAAACAACGTTGGCCTGATGGCGTTCCCGAAAAGGTGCTGCAAACGCTTCGCCATGAGATCGGATTGATCGAGGAGCTGAACTATGAATCGTACTTCTTGACCGTCTGGGACTTGGTCCGGTTTGCCCGCGAGCGAGGCATTCTGTGTCAAGGGCGCGGATCAGCCGCGAACTCGGCCGTTTGCTATTGCTTGGGCATTACCAATGTGGACCCGAGCCAAAGCGATTTGCTATTCGAACGTTTCATCAGTCGCGAGCGAAATGAGGCTCCTGATATCGATGTCGATTTTGAGCACCAGCGTCGTGAAGAAGTGCTGCAGTACCTTTACGAAAAGTACGGACGCCATCGTGCGGGGTTGACTGCAACGGTGACCAGCTACCGAACTCGCAGTGCCGTTCGCGAGGTCGCCAAAACGTTAGCCATTTCATCCGATCAGATTGATTCTTTATCGAAATACGTCAGCGGTTTCAATCGAACAGGCGATCTTGCTGACCGCTGCCGCAGCGCAGGCCTCGATCCCGACACCGAAATCGGAAAACGATTCGTCTATCTGGTGCAAACGCTTGTTGGCTTCCCGCGGCATTTGTCTCAGCATGTCGGTGGCATGGTGATGACGCAGGGCGATTTGTGTGAATTGTGCCCCATCGAAAACGCTGCAATGGAAGGCCGCACGGTGATCCAGTGGAACAAAGACGACTTGGACGATCTTGGTATCTTGAAAGTGGATGTGTTAGCGCTAGGGATGCTGTCAGCCATTCGGCGCTGCTTCGAACTGGTTGCCAAGCATCATGATCGGTCCTTGTCGCTGGCAACGATCCCACAAGACGACAAAGCGACATACGACATGATTTGCGCTGCCGACACGATCGGCGTTTTTCAAATTGAAAGCCGCGCGCAAATGAGCATGCTGCCGCGACTTCAGCCGCGATGTTACTACGACTTGGTGGTCGAAGTCGCTATCGTGCGACCTGGACCGATTCAAGGCAATATGGTCCATCCCTATTTGCGTGCTCGCGAAAACCCTGATTCGGTTGTCTACCCCAACGACCGCATTCGTGGTGTTCTCGAGAAAACGCTGGGCGTCCCCATCTTTCAGGAACAAGCCATGCGACTGGCTGTCGTCGCAGCTGGATTCACGCCCGGTGAAGCGGATCAACTTCGCCGCGCAATGGCGGCCTGGAGACGCCCCGGTGTGATCGATCGATTTCGAATCAAGCTGCTTGAAGGGATGCGGGAAACGGGACTGAGCGAGCAGTTCGCGGAACATGTGTTCAGCCAAATTCGCGGCTTCGGGGAATACGGTTTTCCCGAATCACATGCCGCCAGCTTCGCGTTACTTGTCTATGCATCCTGCTACTTAAAACGTCATTATCCCGCCGCCTTTTGTGCGGCCCTGCTGAACAGCCAACCCATGGGGTTCTATGCGCCGGCACAATTGATCGCAGATGCAAAAAAACATGGCGTGCGAGCATTGCCCGTCGACATCAACGAAAGCGATTGGGAGTCGACGCTCCGAGCGGATCCGAATCGGTCTCAGCATGCGATCCGATTGGGGCTGCAGATGATCCGTGGGCTGAACCAATCGTTGGCCGAGTTGATTTTGAAAAACCGAGCTGAGCAGGGCCCCTTTTCCAGCATTTCGGAACTCGTCAAGCGAACGCAAATCAGCAACGCTATCGTCGCAACGCTGGCGGATGCCGATGCCTTGCAATCGATTGCGGGGGATCGCCGCGCCGCCATTTGGCAGTCGCTTGCAGAAGAAAAAAAACCACAACCGCGGCCACTTTTCGAGATGCAAGAAGTGCATGACGAGGCCATCCCCGAAGAGTTGGTCCCAATGTCGCCGGAGCAGGAGGTGCAGGCGGACTACAGCACCACGGGCATGAGCTTAAAAGCTCACCCGCTTTCGTTTGTTCGGGACAAGCTCAAAGCGGAACGCTGCGTTTGCGCAGCAGAGCTACCCGATTTGCGTGACGGACGTCATGTCCGCGTCGCTGGCTTGGTTTTGATCCGCCAGCGACCAGGAACCGCCAAGGGGATCACATTCGTAACGATCGAGGATGAAACCGGATCGATCAATTTGGTGTTCTTTGCCGCGGTTTGGCAGAACTTTTACCGGATCGCCCAATCCAGCAACGCGTGGTTGGTCGATGGCAAGCTTGAAAACCGGCAAGGAGTGATTCATGTGATTGTGGGGCGGATTTCCGATCTGGCGGAGCATTCCTTCAAGCTCGACCAACGATCGCGGGACTTTCGTTAG
- a CDS encoding putative signal transducing protein: MQHSMCIVRVCADAFSAETIRNRLATEGISSIVTGTDPVTALGLGGAPTNRMPRVEVAEKDYRRAIEILKADELLLDQATPWICSRCDEQNEPAFEVCWSCNKKRDDQDQAGRIEGGLPVLERSAFSSEFVKSAPLAAATADSQNPYAPPADVGDRHDARNAQNPAPIDQSARIEEETRRAFYSSIVGFFVLPPLVNFYSIYVTLSVPAGTYRSKRSQRRLILASLLNGISIACWSMIWLAQLDLL; encoded by the coding sequence TTGCAGCATTCGATGTGCATTGTCCGCGTTTGCGCGGATGCTTTTTCGGCGGAAACGATCCGCAATCGCTTGGCGACCGAAGGCATTTCGTCGATCGTGACCGGGACCGATCCGGTGACGGCATTAGGGTTGGGCGGCGCGCCAACCAACCGGATGCCTCGCGTCGAGGTCGCTGAAAAAGATTACCGGAGGGCCATCGAAATCCTCAAGGCCGATGAACTGCTGCTTGATCAGGCCACGCCTTGGATCTGCTCGCGTTGTGACGAGCAGAATGAACCCGCATTCGAGGTCTGTTGGAGCTGCAACAAGAAACGGGATGATCAGGATCAAGCGGGCCGCATCGAGGGTGGTCTTCCGGTCTTGGAAAGGTCCGCTTTCTCAAGCGAGTTCGTGAAGTCAGCCCCGTTGGCTGCCGCGACAGCAGATTCTCAGAATCCCTACGCTCCCCCTGCGGATGTGGGTGACCGACACGATGCGCGCAACGCTCAGAATCCGGCTCCTATCGACCAATCCGCGCGGATCGAAGAGGAAACTCGACGGGCCTTTTATTCGTCAATCGTTGGTTTTTTCGTACTCCCACCGCTCGTCAATTTCTATTCGATTTACGTCACGCTGAGTGTCCCTGCGGGGACCTATCGCTCGAAACGTTCGCAGCGAAGATTGATCCTTGCATCGCTATTGAACGGAATCAGCATTGCCTGCTGGAGCATGATCTGGCTCGCGCAACTCGACCTCCTTTAA
- a CDS encoding FKBP-type peptidyl-prolyl cis-trans isomerase produces MAQETAARTYNTVSEEMGYFLGVSIGQQMGSQGFQAEDLDLKALVAGVTDGLNDTEPAMTDEQLKGVQGKIEALLRKRQEEMLLRNKEKGKLWLEQNAKKEGVKQLGEGLQYSVIKAGDGASPTASDTVKVHYTGKLLDGSVFDSSVQRGTPAEFRVGQVIKGWTMALQKMKVGDKWMLYIPSELAYGERGSQGAIGPNEVLIFEVELLGIE; encoded by the coding sequence ATGGCACAAGAAACTGCAGCACGAACATACAACACCGTCTCGGAAGAGATGGGGTATTTCTTAGGGGTTTCCATTGGCCAACAAATGGGATCGCAGGGATTCCAGGCCGAGGATTTGGATTTAAAAGCGTTGGTCGCAGGCGTAACGGATGGGCTTAACGACACGGAACCGGCGATGACCGACGAGCAGTTGAAGGGCGTCCAAGGCAAGATCGAAGCCCTGCTCCGAAAACGCCAAGAAGAAATGCTGCTGCGGAACAAAGAGAAAGGCAAGCTATGGCTTGAACAGAACGCCAAGAAGGAAGGGGTCAAGCAACTTGGCGAGGGACTGCAATACTCGGTGATCAAAGCAGGGGATGGCGCTTCACCAACCGCATCCGACACGGTCAAGGTCCATTACACCGGCAAACTGCTTGATGGTTCGGTATTCGACAGCTCCGTCCAACGCGGCACTCCGGCCGAGTTCCGTGTTGGCCAAGTCATCAAGGGATGGACGATGGCACTTCAAAAGATGAAAGTCGGCGACAAATGGATGTTGTACATCCCATCCGAATTGGCTTATGGCGAGCGCGGCAGCCAAGGTGCGATCGGCCCCAATGAGGTGTTGATCTTTGAAGTCGAATTGCTCGGGATCGAGTAG
- a CDS encoding serine/threonine protein kinase produces the protein MPSSQIADYELGAILGVGTVGTIYEGIESSTGQRFAIKKLHPGISSDKLIRARFQREMTILQRLQHPNIIGYYGGGEADDGLLYYIMELVEGGTVKELLEANGHLSWQVVVDVARQICSALQCAHNHGVIHRDLKPGNLFLTKSADVKLGDFGIARDLTSSDLTATGLTVGTHAYMSPEQITGDAMISGKTDLYALGCCLFEMLSGRKTFLGENFAQLFEQHLRQKPQHVRELVPECPQELDAIIDQLLEKDPEDRPFNARKVQGAMLQLGEKYDLHVERSSDGQSSDVGADAVTERGRLLLQQQIADRLRGREQPQIGWGRLVALALLIGGVILLATIFGPKG, from the coding sequence GTGCCATCGTCCCAAATCGCAGATTACGAACTCGGGGCCATTCTAGGTGTCGGAACCGTCGGAACGATCTACGAAGGGATCGAATCGAGTACGGGCCAGCGTTTCGCGATCAAGAAGTTGCATCCCGGGATCAGTAGCGACAAGTTGATTCGCGCTCGTTTTCAGCGGGAAATGACGATCCTACAGCGGCTTCAACATCCGAACATTATCGGCTATTACGGCGGCGGCGAAGCGGATGACGGGCTGCTGTATTACATCATGGAATTGGTGGAAGGCGGCACGGTCAAGGAACTGCTCGAAGCCAATGGCCATTTGTCATGGCAGGTGGTCGTGGATGTCGCTCGCCAAATCTGCTCTGCCCTACAGTGTGCTCACAATCACGGTGTGATTCATCGCGATTTAAAGCCAGGCAATCTCTTTCTCACCAAGTCGGCCGATGTCAAATTGGGGGACTTTGGAATTGCTCGCGATCTGACCAGCAGCGATTTGACCGCCACCGGATTGACCGTCGGAACCCATGCGTACATGTCGCCGGAGCAGATCACCGGCGACGCGATGATTTCGGGCAAGACCGATCTCTACGCCTTGGGGTGCTGTCTGTTCGAAATGCTGTCCGGGCGAAAAACGTTTTTGGGAGAAAACTTCGCTCAATTGTTCGAGCAGCATCTCCGCCAGAAACCTCAGCATGTCCGAGAATTGGTTCCTGAATGCCCGCAGGAACTTGACGCGATCATCGACCAATTGCTCGAAAAGGACCCCGAGGATCGGCCGTTCAATGCGAGAAAGGTCCAAGGGGCCATGCTTCAACTGGGCGAGAAGTATGACTTGCACGTCGAACGCAGTTCGGACGGCCAATCATCCGACGTGGGTGCCGACGCGGTCACCGAAAGAGGACGCCTGCTGCTGCAGCAACAAATCGCCGATCGACTGCGAGGCCGCGAGCAACCGCAAATCGGCTGGGGACGCTTGGTTGCGTTGGCATTGTTGATTGGTGGCGTGATCCTTTTGGCCACGATCTTTGGGCCCAAGGGTTAG
- the rplU gene encoding 50S ribosomal protein L21, which produces MYAIVVDGGRQYRVEPGMEVDIDFRDLSQGAEITFDKVLALSGSEGLKLGSPTVDGATVTASVIGPKKDKKIFIQKFRRRKHSKRRTGHRQIHTRVKIEKIGA; this is translated from the coding sequence ATGTACGCTATCGTTGTTGATGGTGGCCGCCAATACCGCGTTGAACCTGGGATGGAGGTCGATATTGATTTTCGTGACCTCTCCCAAGGCGCTGAGATTACGTTCGACAAAGTGCTCGCATTGAGCGGCAGCGAAGGGCTGAAACTCGGCTCGCCGACGGTCGATGGCGCGACGGTAACGGCATCGGTCATCGGCCCCAAGAAGGACAAGAAAATCTTCATCCAGAAGTTCCGACGTCGCAAGCACAGCAAGCGTCGAACCGGCCATCGTCAAATTCATACTCGCGTGAAGATCGAGAAAATCGGCGCCTAG
- the glmS gene encoding glutamine--fructose-6-phosphate transaminase (isomerizing): MCGIVGYVGSDEAGEFLIDGLRRLEYRGYDSAGVAIHGGATFSITRSVGRIDSLAAELGATIPSGSLGLGHTRWATHGPATLENAHPHLGGSGEVVLVHNGVIENFQVLKDELIQKGYVFASATDSEVIAHLIAEGLKQTPANEEQPNLRYLAAVQWAVSRLRGTYGLAIAFRDHPNFMIAARFGSPLVIGVGRGEYFVASDASPLVGRTDRIVYLADHQLAVLTPEGFSVLHRDQGKVRVDIRPLETDSGEASLEGFDHYMLKEIYEQPESIRNAMRGRLDDENATAVFGGLNLTPQQLRCVERIILTGCGTSWHSALVGEYLIEDVARIPVSVEYASELRYRNPPIENNTLVFGITQSGETADTLAALRETKRKGHRTLAICNVVGSSIAQAADGGVYLHAGPEIGVASTKAYTSQCCVLAMLALYFGRLRHVSFESGKRIIDELRQLPAAVQQALSCDEQVRDVAKKYQNASTVLYLGRQYNFPTALEGALKLKEISYIHAEGYPAAEMKHGPIALVDEQTPSVFIIPRGTTYDKVMANMEEVKARGGPVIALASRDDPQVESLADDVIHVPQVPGFTQPIVNVIPLQLLSYHIALLRGCDVDKPRNLAKSVTVE, from the coding sequence ATGTGTGGAATTGTCGGATACGTTGGCAGCGACGAAGCAGGCGAATTCTTGATCGACGGGCTGCGGAGACTCGAATATCGAGGCTACGACAGTGCCGGGGTGGCCATTCATGGTGGGGCGACATTTAGTATCACACGATCGGTCGGCCGGATCGATTCGCTGGCGGCTGAACTCGGTGCCACGATACCGTCCGGTTCGCTCGGGCTGGGGCACACCCGGTGGGCAACCCATGGGCCGGCAACTCTCGAAAACGCTCATCCGCATCTTGGGGGTAGCGGCGAAGTGGTCCTCGTGCACAACGGTGTGATCGAAAACTTCCAAGTGCTCAAAGATGAGCTGATCCAAAAGGGTTACGTGTTCGCTTCCGCAACGGACAGCGAAGTGATTGCCCACTTGATCGCGGAAGGCTTGAAGCAGACACCCGCCAACGAAGAACAACCCAATTTGCGTTACCTGGCTGCGGTCCAATGGGCCGTGTCTCGGCTCCGCGGCACCTATGGGCTAGCCATCGCCTTTCGCGATCATCCCAACTTCATGATCGCCGCCCGTTTCGGCAGCCCGTTGGTGATTGGCGTTGGCAGAGGCGAGTACTTTGTTGCCAGCGACGCGTCCCCCTTGGTTGGACGAACCGATCGGATCGTTTACTTGGCCGACCATCAATTGGCAGTTCTGACGCCCGAAGGCTTCTCGGTGCTGCACCGCGACCAAGGCAAAGTGAGAGTGGATATTCGGCCGCTCGAGACCGATTCGGGGGAAGCAAGCTTGGAAGGCTTCGACCATTACATGCTCAAGGAGATCTATGAGCAACCGGAATCGATTCGAAACGCGATGCGAGGCCGATTGGATGACGAAAACGCGACCGCGGTTTTTGGTGGGTTGAACCTCACACCGCAACAACTTCGCTGTGTTGAGAGGATCATTTTGACCGGCTGTGGCACAAGTTGGCATTCGGCGCTCGTCGGTGAATACTTGATCGAAGACGTTGCTCGGATTCCGGTCAGTGTTGAATATGCCAGCGAGCTACGATATCGCAACCCACCCATTGAAAACAACACCTTAGTGTTCGGCATCACGCAAAGTGGCGAAACCGCGGATACTTTGGCCGCGCTACGCGAAACCAAACGCAAAGGCCACCGAACGTTGGCGATTTGTAACGTCGTCGGCAGTTCGATTGCCCAGGCGGCGGACGGTGGAGTCTACCTGCATGCGGGACCAGAAATCGGCGTGGCCAGCACCAAAGCTTACACATCCCAATGCTGCGTCTTGGCGATGTTGGCGTTGTACTTTGGGCGTCTGCGTCACGTCAGCTTCGAAAGTGGCAAAAGGATCATCGACGAGCTGCGGCAACTGCCGGCGGCGGTCCAGCAAGCCTTGTCGTGTGACGAGCAAGTTCGTGACGTTGCCAAGAAATACCAAAATGCTTCGACCGTCTTGTATCTAGGCCGGCAATATAACTTTCCCACTGCACTTGAGGGTGCACTGAAGCTTAAAGAAATCAGCTACATCCATGCCGAAGGCTATCCAGCCGCCGAGATGAAGCATGGGCCGATTGCTTTGGTTGATGAACAGACACCAAGTGTGTTCATCATTCCGCGCGGCACGACCTACGACAAAGTCATGGCCAATATGGAAGAAGTCAAGGCGCGTGGTGGGCCGGTCATTGCATTGGCAAGCCGCGACGACCCACAAGTCGAATCGCTGGCGGACGACGTCATCCATGTCCCCCAGGTGCCTGGGTTCACACAGCCGATCGTGAATGTCATCCCGCTTCAACTCCTTTCCTATCACATTGCACTGCTCAGGGGCTGCGATGTTGACAAACCACGCAATTTGGCGAAAAGCGTTACCGTTGAATAG
- a CDS encoding NAD-dependent epimerase gives MKTHLVTGAAGFIGYHLTLRLLRRGETVVGFDNVNDYYGVQIKRDRLSQLHAFDGFTFVEADLADAKALNAVFARHDFDRVVHLAAQAGVRYSIENPHAYVTSNLVGFMNVLEACRHAKTPHLTYASSSSVYGGCTAMPFSVHDRVDHPLSLYAATKKSNELMAHTYSHLYRLPTTGLRFFTVYGPWGRPDMALFLFTKAIFEGKPINVFNHGKMRRDFTYVDDIVESVDRVSEQVAQPNPDWDSDAPDPSTSQAPYRVFNIGNHSPVELSRFIEVIEEQIGKKAEKNYMPMQDGDVPATYADIEALEKAVNFRPATSIEEGVKRFIDWYREYYKV, from the coding sequence ATGAAAACTCATCTGGTCACCGGTGCAGCCGGATTTATCGGCTACCACCTTACGCTTCGTTTGTTGCGGCGTGGTGAAACCGTCGTCGGATTTGATAACGTCAACGACTACTACGGCGTCCAGATCAAACGCGATCGTTTGTCACAGCTTCACGCCTTTGATGGCTTCACCTTTGTCGAGGCGGATTTGGCGGATGCGAAAGCACTCAACGCGGTCTTCGCTCGACATGATTTCGACCGAGTCGTTCACTTGGCCGCTCAAGCTGGGGTGCGTTATTCGATCGAGAACCCGCACGCCTACGTGACCAGTAATTTGGTGGGATTCATGAACGTGCTGGAGGCTTGCCGGCATGCGAAGACACCGCATTTGACCTATGCCAGCAGCAGTAGCGTTTACGGCGGCTGTACCGCGATGCCTTTTTCGGTTCATGACCGCGTCGACCATCCGCTCAGCCTCTATGCGGCGACAAAAAAGAGCAATGAATTGATGGCTCATACCTACAGCCATCTGTATCGGCTGCCGACCACGGGGCTGCGTTTCTTCACGGTCTATGGTCCTTGGGGACGTCCCGACATGGCGTTGTTCTTGTTCACGAAAGCCATCTTCGAGGGCAAGCCGATCAACGTTTTCAATCATGGGAAAATGCGACGCGATTTCACCTACGTTGACGACATTGTGGAATCGGTTGATCGTGTTTCCGAGCAGGTGGCCCAGCCGAATCCCGATTGGGACAGTGATGCCCCCGATCCGTCCACTAGCCAGGCGCCCTACCGAGTCTTTAACATTGGCAATCACTCGCCCGTGGAATTGTCGCGATTCATCGAAGTGATCGAAGAACAGATCGGCAAGAAGGCAGAGAAGAACTACATGCCGATGCAGGACGGCGATGTTCCAGCAACGTATGCTGACATCGAAGCCCTTGAAAAGGCGGTGAATTTTCGCCCTGCGACGTCGATCGAAGAGGGAGTCAAACGCTTTATCGATTGGTACCGCGAGTACTACAAGGTGTGA
- the lysA gene encoding diaminopimelate decarboxylase: MLTVPTFSTARTEIAGLAITELVRTFGTPLYVYDQSVIDQRISDLSAFDRIRYAQKASSNLAILDRMRRQGVVVDAVSAGEVRRAIMAGFSPDPAKHEIVYTADIFDRESLELVVEHSLHVNCGSPDMIGQLGARRPGAEITLRINPGFGHGHSQKTNTGGEQSKHGIWHEQVDQCLLEADHHGMMITGLHMHIGSGTDLEHLSAVCESMERVAMKVGRTVRTISAGGGLPVPYKRDETYVDLAKYFELWDATRDRLSKAFGHRVELEIEPGRYLSAESGFLIAEVRSVKKVGNNLFVLVDAGFNDLARPVMYGAHHPISVCGARGDVSSRESVDVIIGGPLCESGDIFTQREGGFVESRPLPMPFVGDFIAIENAGAYGFVMSSNYNSKTRAAEVLIEQGQPKLIRKRETFDDLVRGEVIPD, from the coding sequence ATGCTCACTGTGCCCACTTTTTCAACTGCGCGAACCGAAATCGCGGGACTCGCGATCACCGAATTGGTCCGCACCTTCGGGACACCGTTGTACGTTTACGATCAATCGGTGATCGACCAGCGAATTTCCGATTTATCGGCGTTTGACCGAATTCGCTATGCGCAAAAGGCCAGCAGCAATCTTGCGATCCTTGATCGGATGCGACGGCAAGGGGTTGTGGTTGACGCGGTCAGCGCAGGGGAGGTTCGTCGAGCCATCATGGCTGGCTTCTCACCCGATCCCGCGAAGCATGAGATCGTCTACACGGCGGATATCTTCGACCGCGAATCCTTGGAATTGGTCGTTGAGCATTCGTTGCATGTCAATTGTGGTTCGCCTGACATGATCGGCCAATTAGGAGCACGGCGCCCAGGAGCCGAAATCACGCTGCGGATCAATCCTGGCTTTGGCCACGGGCATAGCCAAAAAACCAACACCGGCGGTGAGCAAAGTAAGCACGGAATCTGGCATGAGCAAGTCGATCAGTGCCTGCTCGAGGCCGATCATCACGGCATGATGATCACGGGCTTGCACATGCACATCGGTTCCGGAACCGATCTGGAACATCTCAGTGCCGTCTGTGAATCGATGGAACGGGTGGCGATGAAGGTGGGCCGAACCGTGCGAACGATCAGCGCCGGCGGCGGCTTGCCGGTTCCCTACAAGCGTGACGAGACGTATGTCGATTTGGCAAAGTACTTTGAGTTATGGGACGCGACACGTGACCGACTCTCCAAAGCTTTTGGGCATCGAGTGGAACTGGAAATTGAACCAGGACGCTATCTCAGTGCCGAAAGTGGTTTCTTGATTGCGGAAGTTCGCAGCGTCAAGAAAGTTGGCAACAATCTGTTCGTGCTGGTCGATGCCGGTTTTAACGATCTCGCTCGCCCGGTGATGTATGGTGCCCATCATCCGATCTCCGTTTGCGGCGCTCGCGGTGACGTTTCTTCTCGCGAAAGCGTTGACGTGATCATCGGAGGACCGCTGTGCGAATCGGGTGACATTTTCACTCAGCGCGAGGGTGGCTTTGTCGAAAGTCGCCCGCTGCCGATGCCGTTTGTCGGGGACTTCATTGCAATCGAAAACGCTGGAGCCTATGGGTTTGTGATGTCTAGCAATTACAACAGCAAGACGCGAGCCGCGGAGGTGCTGATTGAACAGGGGCAGCCCAAGTTGATTCGCAAGCGAGAAACCTTCGACGATCTCGTCCGTGGCGAAGTGATTCCCGATTAG